One part of the Salmo salar chromosome ssa28, Ssal_v3.1, whole genome shotgun sequence genome encodes these proteins:
- the LOC106589913 gene encoding mitochondrial genome maintenance exonuclease 1 codes for MRLHQLLRCAQRVGESSRVVSGLFSHCYRTSVNTFSTSNVSPARKKSSPYSSVDSGRYSSLLKSVVSHRVSAQTPDILEEQDVQIYGPVIKSPTPSNRTPTPSKVPKILHPLLNQDRVFDFGETELGGAPARIILRRGQDRGSVPSVTRILQETMSPEQQFYLERWRRKMIAQLGEDGFKEYSQNLFRQGKLFHTAVESVLPLTTKEVPGEDPEEAPEVPSEVEGYMESVRHVLEDVRGVRAIESRVQHEKLGYLGIVDCVALYRGVLCVIDWKTSERSKPFLSNTYDNPLQVAAYVGALNNDVNYNYQVENGLIVVAYKDGSPAHPHLLSSEQVLQYWERWLVRLEDYTERR; via the exons atgCGTTTACATCAGCTGTTGAGATGTGCCCAGCGTGTTGGGGAGTCATCTAGGGTTGTCAGTGGACTCTTCTCCCATTGTTACCGGACCTCCGTGAATACTTTCTCCACCTCCAATGTCTCTCCAGCTCGCAAGAAAAGCAGTCCATACAGTTCCGTGGACAGCGGACGCTACTCCTCACTCCTCAAGTCAGTTGTGTCCCACAGAGTCAGTGCTCAAACTCCCGATATCCTAGAGGAGCAAGATGTTCAAATCTACGGACCTGTGATAAAATCCCCAACACCATCTAATCGAACTCCAACACCATCCAAAGTGCCTAAAATCCTCCACCCGTTACTCAACCAAGACAGGGTATTTGATTTTGGCGAAACTGAACTTGGAGGGGCTCCAGCCAGAATTATCCTACGAAGGGGTCAGGACAGGGGCTCAGTGCCCAGTGTGACCCGTATCCTACAGGAGACTATGTCCCCGGAGCAACAGTTTTacctggagagatggaggaggaagatgatAGCTCAACTGGGAGAGGATGGCTTTAAGGAATACAGTCAGA ATCTCTTCAGACAAGGGAAGCTTTTCCATACGGCCGTGGAGAGTGTTCTCCCATTGACAACAAAGGAGGTACCGGGGGAAGATCCTGAGGAGGCACCAGAGGTACCATCGGAGGTAGAGGGATACATGGAAAGTGTACGCCATGTACTGGAGGACGTTAGGGGAGTGAGAGCCATCGAGAGCCGTGTGCAGCATGAAAAACTAGGCTATCTGGGGATTGTGGACTGTGTAGCTCTCTACAG GGGTGTGCTGTGTGTGATCGATTGGAAGACATCGGAGAGGTCTAAACCTTTCCTCAGCAACACCTACGACAACCCTCTACAGGTGGCAGCCTACGTTGGGGCCTTAAACAACGACGTGAACTACAACTACCAG GTTGAGAATGGACTGATTGTGGTGGCCTATAAAGATGGTTCCCCTGCCCATCCTCATCTACTGAGCTCAGAGCAGGTGCTACAGTACTGGGAGAGATGGCTGGTACGACTGGAGGATTACACCGAGAGGAGGTGA